In the genome of Streptomyces collinus, one region contains:
- a CDS encoding acetate--CoA ligase family protein yields MASDLPQLVEADVNPVLALPERVFALDARIRLLPRRTHDPYLRRLR; encoded by the coding sequence ATGGCGAGCGACCTGCCGCAGCTGGTGGAGGCGGATGTCAATCCGGTGCTCGCCCTGCCCGAGCGCGTCTTCGCCCTCGACGCCCGGATCCGGCTGCTGCCACGCCGTACACACGACCCCTACCTGCGCCGCCTCCGATGA
- a CDS encoding CBS domain-containing protein produces MKQSKVGALMTSDVVRAEYGTPFKEVARLLAEHRISGLPVVDDEEKEMCRQTDGVVAVVDHLTHHFDDSWRRPDEPAPEAITGNRLRRL; encoded by the coding sequence ATGAAACAGAGCAAGGTCGGTGCCCTGATGACGTCCGACGTCGTCCGCGCCGAGTACGGCACTCCGTTCAAGGAGGTGGCCCGGCTGCTCGCCGAGCACCGGATCAGCGGCCTGCCGGTGGTGGACGACGAGGAGAAGGAGATGTGCCGCCAGACGGACGGCGTGGTCGCGGTCGTCGACCACCTCACCCACCACTTCGACGACTCCTGGCGCCGCCCGGACGAGCCGGCCCCGGAGGCGATCACCGGCAACCGGCTGCGCAGGCTGTGA
- the ppk2 gene encoding polyphosphate kinase 2, with protein MADKQAARLARKAYESELLRLQTELVKLQEWVRTEGARLVIVFEGRDAAGKGGTIKRVAEHLNPRVARIAALPKPTERERTQWYFQRYVEHLPAAGEIVLFDRSWYNRAGVEHVMGFCSKEEYQLFLRQCPIFERMLTEDGVLLRKYWFSVSDTEQQERFRRRLEDPLRRWKLSAMDLESISRWEAYSRAKDAMMVHTDIVEAPWYVVESDDKRRARLNMIAHLLDSVPYHEVPPPVLELPDRPPSTGYQRPPRDLQTYVPDHAARL; from the coding sequence ATGGCGGACAAGCAGGCGGCGAGGCTGGCGCGTAAGGCGTACGAGAGCGAACTGCTGCGCCTTCAGACGGAGTTGGTGAAACTTCAGGAGTGGGTGCGCACCGAGGGAGCCCGGCTGGTCATCGTGTTCGAGGGGCGGGACGCCGCCGGCAAGGGCGGCACCATCAAGCGGGTCGCCGAGCACCTCAACCCGCGTGTCGCGCGGATCGCCGCGCTGCCGAAACCCACTGAGCGGGAACGCACCCAGTGGTACTTCCAGCGGTACGTCGAGCACCTGCCGGCCGCCGGGGAGATCGTGCTGTTCGACCGGTCCTGGTACAACCGGGCCGGTGTCGAGCACGTGATGGGCTTCTGCTCGAAGGAGGAGTACCAGCTCTTCCTGCGCCAGTGCCCGATCTTCGAGCGGATGCTGACCGAGGACGGCGTACTGCTGCGCAAGTACTGGTTCTCGGTGAGCGACACCGAGCAGCAGGAACGCTTCCGGCGGCGCCTGGAGGATCCGCTGCGCCGCTGGAAGCTGTCAGCGATGGACCTGGAGTCGATCAGCCGCTGGGAGGCGTACTCGCGGGCCAAGGACGCGATGATGGTGCACACCGACATCGTCGAGGCCCCGTGGTATGTCGTCGAGAGCGACGACAAGCGCCGCGCCCGGCTGAACATGATCGCCCATCTGCTGGACTCCGTGCCGTACCACGAGGTGCCGCCGCCCGTGCTGGAGCTGCCGGACCGGCCGCCCTCGACCGGCTACCAGCGTCCACCGCGCGACCTGCAGACCTACGTACCCGACCACGCGGCACGTCTGTAG
- a CDS encoding universal stress protein, which produces MSRTIMVGLDGSSESRAAAEWAAREAKLRSLPVRLVHVREPVPDPLAQAPLLGAETQQHWSEQIPRESAEGLRSRHPGVDVTTVHVEGRPADVLVGAAEDADLLVLGSRGMSGVGGFLVGSVGQAVVARTDVPVVLVREGEQATDEHGMDPAGIPSAATSFRPVLLGLDTRSPDDTVIAFAFEEAARRGTALRVVHGWNPPPYNIYGLSDGVSLYDELTQKNAEELSDVLRPWRHKYPAVEVSEEACAGGAASELAKASREASLVVVGRRIRRSPFGAHIGSVTHAVLHHATAPVVVVAHE; this is translated from the coding sequence ATGTCCCGCACCATCATGGTCGGCCTCGACGGCTCGTCCGAGAGCCGGGCCGCTGCCGAATGGGCGGCTCGTGAGGCCAAGCTGCGCAGTCTCCCCGTGCGGTTGGTTCATGTCCGGGAGCCGGTCCCCGATCCACTGGCTCAGGCTCCGCTGCTCGGGGCCGAGACCCAGCAGCACTGGAGCGAACAGATCCCACGGGAGTCCGCGGAGGGGCTCCGGTCGCGTCACCCAGGGGTGGACGTGACCACGGTGCACGTGGAAGGCCGCCCCGCCGACGTCCTGGTCGGCGCGGCCGAGGACGCCGACCTGCTGGTCCTCGGCTCCCGCGGCATGAGCGGGGTCGGTGGGTTCTTGGTCGGATCCGTGGGCCAGGCCGTCGTCGCCCGCACGGACGTGCCGGTGGTGCTGGTGCGGGAGGGGGAGCAGGCAACCGACGAGCACGGCATGGACCCGGCCGGCATACCGTCGGCGGCGACCTCGTTCCGCCCGGTCCTGCTGGGCCTGGACACCCGCAGCCCCGACGACACGGTCATCGCATTCGCGTTCGAGGAGGCGGCCCGTCGCGGCACGGCCTTGCGTGTCGTGCACGGCTGGAACCCGCCGCCGTACAACATCTACGGCCTTTCCGACGGCGTCAGCCTCTACGACGAGCTGACCCAGAAGAACGCGGAGGAGCTCAGCGACGTACTGCGTCCCTGGCGGCACAAGTACCCGGCTGTCGAGGTGTCCGAGGAAGCGTGTGCCGGCGGCGCCGCGAGCGAACTCGCCAAAGCCTCCCGCGAGGCCTCCCTGGTCGTCGTGGGCCGGCGGATCCGGCGCAGCCCGTTCGGCGCGCACATCGGCTCCGTCACTCATGCGGTACTGCACCACGCCACGGCGCCCGTCGTGGTCGTGGCACACGAGTGA
- a CDS encoding universal stress protein encodes MELPLIVGVDGSDGSILAIDWAADEAVRHGLPLRLVHASLWERYEGALPSLGRERPSERVMADHIVASAEERVRRLHPDLKVTGEAVAAEAVAALLSEGDNASALVTGSRGRGELKGALLGSVSLAVAARAYCPVIVVRGDKAGLAGTHGRILLGAGDPDTSAEAVRFAFREAEARGCELDVVRAWRLPMNENADPPAPAETPVYEHEAQASDLVDALVADVMADHPAVRVRRATVEGPARKVLVNRSAAADLVVVGARRRSGHFGLQLGRVSHTLLHHADCPVAVVPQRT; translated from the coding sequence ATGGAACTGCCCTTGATCGTGGGCGTCGACGGATCTGACGGCAGCATCCTGGCCATCGACTGGGCGGCGGACGAGGCCGTCCGCCACGGTCTGCCGTTGCGGCTGGTCCATGCCTCGCTGTGGGAACGCTATGAAGGCGCCTTGCCGTCGCTGGGCCGGGAGCGCCCGTCGGAGCGGGTGATGGCGGACCACATCGTGGCTTCCGCCGAGGAACGTGTCCGTCGCCTCCACCCCGACCTGAAGGTGACGGGCGAGGCGGTGGCCGCAGAGGCGGTGGCCGCCCTGCTGAGCGAGGGCGACAACGCATCCGCCCTGGTGACGGGGTCGCGCGGTCGGGGAGAGCTGAAGGGAGCGCTGCTGGGCTCGGTGAGCCTCGCGGTCGCCGCCCGTGCGTACTGCCCGGTCATAGTGGTCCGGGGTGACAAGGCCGGTCTGGCCGGCACGCACGGTCGGATCCTGCTCGGGGCCGGGGACCCCGACACGAGTGCCGAGGCCGTACGCTTCGCGTTCCGCGAGGCCGAGGCCCGCGGGTGCGAGCTGGACGTCGTCCGCGCATGGCGCCTTCCGATGAACGAGAACGCCGACCCCCCGGCGCCGGCCGAGACTCCCGTCTACGAGCACGAGGCACAGGCCTCCGACCTGGTGGACGCGCTGGTGGCCGACGTCATGGCCGACCATCCGGCCGTGCGGGTGCGCCGGGCCACGGTCGAGGGACCCGCCCGCAAGGTGCTGGTGAACCGCTCGGCCGCCGCCGACCTCGTGGTCGTGGGCGCACGGCGCCGGTCCGGCCACTTCGGCCTCCAGCTGGGCCGGGTCAGCCACACCCTGCTGCACCACGCGGACTGCCCCGTCGCGGTCGTGCCCCAGCGGACCTGA
- a CDS encoding alpha/beta fold hydrolase, with protein sequence MSQQATAVTHRLVTSPAGRIHLVEQGTGPLVLLVHGFPESWYSWRHQLPALAAAGYRAAAIDVRGYGRSSRPGDTEAYRMLELVEDNAAVVHALGEQSAVIVGHDWGSAIAANSALVRPDVFRAVGMLGVPYAPRGGPRPGEVFAQLGGDEEFYVSYFQEPGRAEAEIEPDVRGWLAGFYAALSADTMPAPDAPGPYFVSRGGRLRDRFPTGRLPVWLSEDDLDVYSGEFERTGVSGALNRYRNMDRDWEDLAGFDGAPITQPSLFIGGGLDASTTWMADAIKAYPTTLPGLVSSRILDGCGHWIQQERPAEINRLLTDWLASLPA encoded by the coding sequence ATGTCGCAGCAGGCCACGGCAGTCACACACCGGCTGGTCACCTCGCCCGCGGGCCGGATCCACCTGGTGGAGCAGGGCACCGGGCCACTGGTGCTGCTCGTGCACGGCTTCCCGGAATCCTGGTACTCCTGGCGCCACCAGCTGCCGGCCTTGGCCGCAGCCGGGTACCGCGCGGCCGCCATCGATGTCCGCGGCTACGGCCGTTCCTCCAGGCCCGGCGACACCGAGGCGTACCGGATGCTGGAGCTGGTGGAGGACAACGCCGCCGTGGTGCACGCCCTGGGCGAGCAGTCCGCGGTGATCGTCGGACACGACTGGGGGTCGGCCATCGCCGCCAACTCCGCCCTGGTCAGGCCGGACGTCTTCCGCGCGGTGGGGATGCTCGGTGTTCCCTACGCCCCGCGTGGCGGGCCGCGGCCCGGCGAGGTCTTCGCGCAGTTGGGCGGGGACGAGGAGTTCTACGTCTCCTACTTCCAGGAGCCCGGCCGGGCCGAGGCCGAGATCGAGCCCGACGTGCGCGGCTGGCTCGCCGGCTTCTACGCCGCCCTGTCCGCCGACACCATGCCCGCACCCGACGCACCCGGCCCGTACTTCGTCAGCCGGGGCGGGAGGCTGCGCGACCGCTTCCCCACCGGCCGGCTGCCGGTCTGGCTCAGTGAAGACGACCTGGACGTCTACTCCGGGGAGTTCGAGCGGACCGGCGTGAGCGGGGCGCTCAACCGCTACCGGAACATGGACCGGGACTGGGAAGATCTCGCCGGCTTCGACGGCGCCCCCATCACCCAGCCGTCCCTGTTCATCGGTGGCGGCCTGGACGCCTCCACCACGTGGATGGCCGATGCGATCAAGGCGTACCCCACCACCCTGCCCGGCCTGGTCTCCTCCCGGATCCTCGACGGCTGCGGCCACTGGATCCAGCAAGAGCGCCCCGCCGAGATCAACCGGCTCCTGACCGACTGGCTCGCCTCCTTGCCCGCCTGA
- a CDS encoding universal stress protein → MRAVDGPVIVGVDGSESSLWAADEAALREVPLHVVYASLWERYEQAVFPAAPGPSEQILTAVLVVAAAKRARQRVPGTDVTTEVVPEGPVSVLLGAARKASVLVIGSRGRGSAAELLLGSVGLAVAGRADGAVIVVRGDHADRTGPRSRERRVVVGVPDKPADSVAVRFAFREAARRGVPLEAVRAWCLPADEATDHAPFTGEPVEVHRQRAVEALETGLREPAGELPGVEVRRRVVEGPARAALLDASADAALLVVGARHHHGRFGPRIGRVTHAVLHHAACPVAVVPERG, encoded by the coding sequence ATGAGGGCGGTGGACGGGCCGGTGATCGTCGGGGTGGACGGCTCCGAGTCGAGCCTGTGGGCCGCTGACGAGGCAGCGCTGCGCGAGGTTCCGCTGCACGTGGTGTACGCCTCGCTGTGGGAGCGCTACGAACAGGCCGTGTTCCCCGCGGCCCCGGGACCGTCGGAGCAGATACTCACCGCCGTCCTGGTGGTGGCAGCGGCGAAGCGCGCCCGGCAGCGCGTTCCCGGCACCGATGTCACCACCGAGGTCGTACCCGAGGGGCCGGTATCCGTGCTCCTTGGTGCGGCACGCAAGGCCTCCGTGCTGGTCATCGGGTCTCGCGGACGGGGAAGCGCCGCCGAGTTGCTGCTGGGCTCGGTCGGTCTGGCCGTGGCCGGGCGGGCCGACGGTGCGGTGATCGTCGTGCGCGGCGACCATGCCGACCGGACCGGGCCGCGGAGCCGGGAGCGGCGTGTCGTCGTGGGAGTCCCCGACAAGCCGGCGGACTCGGTGGCGGTGCGGTTCGCCTTCCGGGAGGCGGCCCGGCGCGGCGTGCCGCTCGAGGCGGTGCGGGCCTGGTGCCTCCCGGCGGACGAGGCGACCGACCACGCCCCGTTCACCGGCGAACCCGTCGAAGTGCACCGGCAGCGTGCCGTCGAGGCTCTGGAGACCGGGCTGCGCGAGCCGGCCGGGGAGCTTCCGGGGGTCGAGGTGCGCCGGCGGGTCGTCGAGGGCCCTGCCCGTGCCGCACTGCTCGACGCCTCGGCCGACGCCGCCCTCCTCGTGGTCGGCGCGCGGCACCATCACGGACGCTTCGGTCCCCGCATCGGCCGCGTCACGCACGCCGTGCTCCACCACGCAGCCTGTCCCGTGGCGGTCGTTCCCGAGCGGGGGTGA
- a CDS encoding acyl-CoA dehydrogenase family protein: MHLEYTPEQQRLRTELRSYFAELVPDHLYARHGDPAAQKRFYRETIRRLGMDGWLGVGWPKEYGGRGLTAMEQFIFFDEAAQAGVPLPLMALNTVGPTIMQYGTDEQKAYFLPKILSGEIDFAIGYSEPGAGTDLASLRTRAVRDGDEYVVDGQKIWTTNGDTADWVWLAVRTDPDAPPHKGITMLLVPTTDPGYSCTLINTLASHDTTASYYENVRVPVSRRVGAENQGWRLITNQLNHERVTLAAHGTMAIRALHDVQRWAMETKLADGRRVADLPWVRRLLARTHTRLDALKLLNRQMVGAVQNGTLTPQDASAVKVYGSEARRDAYAWLMEIVAAPGALKEGSAGAVLRGELERGYRSAVIFTFGGGNNEIQREIISWIGLGMPRVRR; this comes from the coding sequence GTGCACCTCGAATACACGCCCGAGCAGCAGCGGCTGCGCACCGAACTGCGGTCCTACTTCGCCGAACTGGTCCCGGACCACCTGTACGCCCGGCACGGCGACCCGGCCGCACAGAAGCGGTTCTACCGCGAGACCATCCGGCGGCTCGGCATGGACGGCTGGCTCGGCGTGGGCTGGCCGAAGGAGTACGGCGGGCGCGGCCTGACGGCCATGGAGCAGTTCATCTTCTTCGACGAGGCCGCCCAGGCCGGCGTCCCGCTGCCGCTCATGGCGCTGAACACCGTCGGCCCGACGATCATGCAGTACGGCACCGACGAGCAGAAGGCGTACTTCCTGCCGAAGATCCTCTCCGGCGAGATCGACTTCGCCATCGGCTACAGCGAGCCGGGCGCGGGCACCGACCTCGCGTCCCTGCGCACCAGGGCGGTACGGGACGGCGACGAGTACGTCGTGGACGGCCAGAAGATCTGGACGACCAACGGCGACACGGCCGACTGGGTGTGGCTGGCCGTGCGCACCGACCCCGACGCCCCGCCGCACAAGGGCATCACCATGCTCCTGGTGCCGACCACCGACCCCGGCTACTCCTGCACCCTGATCAACACCCTCGCCTCGCACGACACCACCGCCAGTTACTACGAGAACGTCCGCGTCCCCGTCTCGCGCCGGGTCGGCGCCGAGAACCAGGGCTGGCGGCTGATCACCAACCAGCTCAACCACGAGCGCGTGACCCTGGCCGCCCACGGCACCATGGCGATCCGGGCCCTGCACGACGTGCAGCGCTGGGCGATGGAGACCAAGCTCGCCGACGGCCGCCGCGTCGCCGACCTGCCCTGGGTACGCCGCCTCCTGGCCCGCACCCACACCCGGCTGGACGCGCTGAAACTGCTCAACCGGCAGATGGTCGGCGCGGTCCAGAACGGCACCCTCACCCCCCAGGACGCCTCGGCCGTCAAGGTCTACGGCTCCGAGGCCCGACGCGACGCCTACGCCTGGCTGATGGAGATCGTCGCGGCCCCCGGCGCCCTCAAGGAGGGCTCGGCCGGAGCGGTCCTGCGCGGCGAACTGGAACGCGGCTACCGCTCCGCGGTCATCTTCACCTTCGGCGGCGGCAACAACGAGATCCAGCGGGAGATCATCTCGTGGATCGGGCTGGGGATGCCGAGAGTCCGGCGCTGA
- a CDS encoding ferredoxin encodes MTSTTSQQELFRFLEDRFACAQACTECARACALRASLVDPDGTENQELVRRKGIMCAEVCDATCRVLSEQNQVDESTIRVQVEWCRTVCLEAAHVFDRQPGAEDSAAACRACARACTDFLATLN; translated from the coding sequence GTGACTTCGACGACATCCCAGCAGGAGCTGTTCCGGTTCCTGGAGGACCGTTTCGCCTGTGCGCAGGCGTGCACCGAGTGCGCGCGGGCGTGCGCGCTGCGCGCAAGCCTCGTGGATCCCGACGGCACCGAGAACCAGGAACTCGTACGACGCAAGGGCATCATGTGCGCGGAGGTCTGTGACGCGACCTGCCGTGTGCTGTCCGAGCAGAACCAGGTGGACGAGAGCACCATCCGGGTCCAGGTGGAGTGGTGCCGGACCGTGTGCCTGGAGGCCGCCCATGTCTTCGACCGGCAACCAGGAGCGGAGGACTCGGCGGCGGCATGCCGCGCCTGCGCGCGGGCGTGCACGGACTTCCTCGCCACGCTGAACTGA
- a CDS encoding DUF6479 family protein has translation MNSAWMEMAAGDAPGFGFVVTGLVVVALLLGAFILGLRHKRRRPPRPDEQPRLPDGGPVRETLERREPDEMPRSEERLTPHELKTHGNQSDRTSASQTRPRWNEGSSGGFGSGGPGAR, from the coding sequence ATGAATAGCGCATGGATGGAGATGGCCGCGGGCGACGCCCCCGGCTTCGGGTTCGTCGTGACCGGTCTGGTGGTCGTGGCCCTGCTGCTGGGCGCCTTCATCCTGGGCCTGCGGCACAAGCGCCGGCGTCCGCCGCGGCCCGACGAGCAGCCGAGGCTCCCCGACGGCGGCCCGGTCCGCGAGACGCTGGAGCGCCGCGAGCCCGACGAGATGCCGAGAAGTGAGGAGCGTCTGACGCCGCACGAGCTGAAGACGCACGGCAACCAGAGCGACCGGACCAGCGCCTCGCAGACGCGCCCGCGCTGGAACGAGGGCAGCAGCGGCGGCTTCGGCAGCGGCGGCCCGGGAGCCCGCTGA
- a CDS encoding SigE family RNA polymerase sigma factor, with protein MEQVRADGFDEFAAARWSALLHVARLLTGGDRQRAEDLVQEALVKLWFVWPKVAEQAPEAYVRTVLVRLAARSARRRWWGERPVEQLPDRADPGDMSSAVAERSRLEAALALLSPKQRAAVVLRYYEDLPESQVAQALGCPVGTARSHASRGVARLRQILSDAVRPVG; from the coding sequence ATGGAGCAGGTTCGGGCGGACGGCTTCGACGAGTTCGCGGCCGCCCGTTGGTCGGCGCTGCTCCATGTCGCGCGTCTGCTCACGGGGGGTGACCGGCAGCGTGCCGAGGATCTGGTGCAGGAAGCCTTGGTCAAGTTGTGGTTCGTTTGGCCGAAGGTCGCCGAGCAGGCTCCGGAGGCGTACGTCCGCACCGTGCTGGTGCGGCTGGCGGCCCGCTCGGCGCGGCGGCGCTGGTGGGGGGAGCGCCCGGTGGAGCAACTGCCGGACCGGGCCGACCCGGGCGACATGTCCTCCGCCGTCGCGGAGCGTTCGCGACTGGAGGCGGCGCTGGCCCTGCTGTCGCCGAAGCAGCGGGCCGCGGTGGTCCTGCGCTACTACGAGGACCTGCCCGAGTCCCAGGTCGCCCAGGCCCTGGGCTGCCCGGTGGGCACAGCCCGGTCCCATGCGTCGCGCGGAGTCGCGCGGCTCCGCCAGATCCTGTCCGACGCCGTCAGGCCCGTGGGGTGA
- a CDS encoding cellulase, protein MDDFERDLSRLMRDTQQHTPYEPEHRQRLHAGIRSRRRSRLLWKAGGSAVAVAGLSVGLALLPSMLTRAQPADHRPQPTTSPTTSPDSTPTTAPPAPSTTPTEQPETTLPATMTGGVTPSGPTSEPARDPTPTATSSESRSGTTPPATPAPSPTPTTVPPSPVDSEEPSASVYPE, encoded by the coding sequence ATGGACGACTTCGAGCGGGACCTGTCGCGGCTGATGCGCGACACCCAGCAGCACACCCCCTACGAGCCCGAGCACCGGCAGCGGCTGCACGCGGGCATCCGCTCCCGCCGCCGGTCACGGTTGCTGTGGAAGGCGGGCGGCTCCGCCGTGGCGGTGGCCGGGCTCAGTGTCGGGCTGGCCCTGCTGCCCAGCATGCTCACCCGCGCCCAGCCCGCCGATCACCGTCCGCAGCCGACGACGAGTCCGACGACCTCGCCGGACAGCACACCGACCACCGCACCACCGGCGCCGAGCACGACGCCGACCGAGCAGCCCGAGACGACCCTGCCCGCGACCATGACCGGCGGTGTCACACCGTCCGGGCCGACGAGCGAGCCGGCGCGGGACCCCACGCCGACGGCCACGTCCTCCGAGAGCCGGTCCGGCACGACGCCGCCCGCCACGCCGGCGCCCTCCCCCACACCGACGACGGTCCCGCCGTCCCCGGTGGACTCCGAGGAACCCTCGGCATCGGTCTACCCCGAGTAG
- a CDS encoding bifunctional glycosyltransferase family 2/GtrA family protein, which yields MRTVRRSALIDRPIPGPSALPRRAPLPAHHPEPVLDVVVPVYNEENDLEPCVRRLHAHLGETFPYAFRITIADNASTDATPRIAARLAAELPGTDWIRLAEKGRGRALHTAWSRSRAPVLAYLDVDLSTDLAALLPLVAPLISGHSDIAIGTRLARGSQVVRGPKREIISRCYNGLLRSTLAVRFSDAQCGFKAVRRDVAERLLPLVEDREWFFDTELLVIAERAGLRIHEVPVDWVDDPDSRVHILSTALADLRGMARLGRALAGGRLPLTALRRRDGDLDGELPAGLARQAVRFAAVGAASTLCYLLLYTLLRPATGAQAANGLALLASAIANTAANRRLTFGVRGRDGALRHQLKGLAAFMVGLALTSGSLAVLHHLAPGAGHRVELVTLIAANLAATLLRFLLFRAWVFPARRTTGSVSP from the coding sequence ATGCGAACCGTACGGCGGTCGGCCCTGATCGACCGCCCGATACCCGGGCCGTCCGCGTTGCCCCGGCGGGCACCCCTGCCCGCGCACCACCCGGAACCCGTCCTCGACGTGGTCGTCCCCGTGTACAACGAGGAGAACGACCTGGAACCCTGCGTCCGGCGGTTGCACGCGCACCTCGGCGAGACCTTCCCCTACGCCTTCCGCATCACCATCGCCGACAACGCCAGCACCGACGCCACCCCGCGGATCGCCGCACGGCTGGCCGCGGAACTGCCCGGCACGGACTGGATCCGGCTCGCCGAGAAGGGGCGGGGCCGGGCGCTGCACACCGCGTGGTCACGCTCCCGCGCGCCGGTGCTCGCGTATCTGGACGTGGACCTGTCCACCGACCTCGCCGCACTGCTGCCGCTGGTCGCGCCGCTGATCTCGGGTCACTCGGACATCGCCATCGGCACCCGGCTGGCCCGGGGATCGCAGGTGGTGCGCGGGCCCAAACGGGAGATCATCTCCCGCTGCTACAACGGACTGCTGCGCTCCACGCTCGCCGTGCGGTTCTCCGACGCGCAGTGCGGGTTCAAGGCGGTGCGGCGGGACGTCGCCGAGCGGCTGCTGCCGCTGGTGGAGGACCGCGAGTGGTTCTTCGACACCGAGCTGCTGGTGATCGCCGAGCGCGCGGGGCTGCGCATCCACGAGGTGCCGGTGGACTGGGTGGACGACCCCGACAGCCGGGTCCACATCCTCTCCACGGCACTGGCCGATCTGCGGGGCATGGCCAGGCTGGGCCGGGCCCTGGCCGGCGGCCGGCTGCCGCTGACCGCGCTGCGCCGCAGAGACGGCGACCTCGACGGGGAGCTGCCGGCGGGTCTGGCCCGGCAGGCGGTGCGCTTCGCCGCGGTCGGTGCCGCCAGCACCCTGTGCTATCTGCTGCTGTACACCCTGCTCAGACCGGCGACGGGAGCGCAGGCCGCCAACGGGCTCGCCCTGCTCGCCAGCGCGATCGCCAACACGGCGGCCAACCGGCGGCTCACGTTCGGGGTGCGGGGCCGCGACGGCGCGCTCCGCCACCAGCTCAAGGGCCTGGCCGCCTTCATGGTCGGGCTGGCCCTGACCAGCGGTTCACTGGCCGTCCTCCACCACCTCGCGCCCGGGGCCGGCCATCGGGTCGAGCTGGTGACGCTGATCGCCGCCAATCTGGCCGCGACGCTGCTGCGCTTCCTCCTCTTCCGGGCCTGGGTGTTCCCGGCCCGCCGTACGACAGGATCCGTCTCGCCATGA